One genomic window of Alphaproteobacteria bacterium includes the following:
- a CDS encoding 50S ribosomal protein L25/general stress protein Ctc, producing the protein MTESTNLTVFVREKAGKGASREERRQNRLPAVIYGNGETPDLISLCPREFTKEMYKAGFYTRLFNIEVNGKSQQTIVKALQLHPVSDKAIHVDFLRVTSKTMVTVSVPIKFINDTLSPGLKRGGVLNVVHHEIRIVCRADAIPHSLDIDLTGVEFGHAFHLDVIQLPKGAKLAAADKGYTIATILAPKVEAAAAETK; encoded by the coding sequence ATGACTGAATCCACAAATTTAACCGTTTTTGTTCGCGAAAAAGCCGGTAAAGGCGCATCACGTGAAGAACGTCGCCAAAATCGTTTACCCGCTGTTATTTATGGCAATGGAGAAACACCAGATTTGATTTCTTTATGCCCACGTGAATTTACAAAAGAAATGTATAAAGCTGGGTTTTATACAAGATTATTTAACATTGAAGTCAATGGCAAATCACAACAAACAATCGTAAAAGCTTTACAGCTTCATCCCGTATCAGATAAAGCGATTCACGTTGATTTTTTGCGCGTTACAAGCAAAACAATGGTAACAGTTTCTGTGCCTATCAAATTCATCAATGACACCTTATCACCTGGCCTTAAAAGAGGCGGTGTTCTAAACGTCGTTCATCACGAAATTCGAATTGTATGCCGTGCCGATGCAATACCACATTCATTAGATATTGATTTAACTGGCGTTGAATTTGGACATGCTTTCCATCTTGATGTCATTCAATTACCTAAAGGTGCTAAATTAGCTGCTGCTGATAAAGGCTATACAATTGCAACAATTCTTGCACCAAAAGTTGAAGCAGCTGCTGCTGAAACGAAATAA
- the pth gene encoding aminoacyl-tRNA hydrolase: protein MFLITGLGNPGTQYKNNRHNVGFMAVDEIHRHFNFGPWKKNFQGEIAEGKIEDVKVFLLKPMTFMNNSGFSVGAVSQFYKIPCISTLVIHDELALDPLKLKFKLGGGHGGHNGLRSIDGRLTPNYYRLRIGIGHPGDKNLVSSYVLSDFKKHELDKLEDCFDHIARALPFFIRGKADIFAGELGQFKIHDNTL, encoded by the coding sequence ATGTTTCTTATTACAGGACTTGGTAATCCGGGTACTCAATATAAGAACAATAGACACAATGTTGGCTTTATGGCGGTGGATGAAATTCATCGCCATTTTAATTTTGGTCCTTGGAAAAAAAACTTTCAAGGTGAGATTGCTGAAGGTAAAATCGAAGATGTTAAAGTCTTTTTGTTAAAACCTATGACTTTTATGAATAATTCAGGATTTTCTGTAGGCGCCGTTAGTCAATTTTATAAGATTCCATGTATATCCACACTTGTGATTCACGATGAACTTGCGCTCGATCCATTAAAATTAAAATTTAAATTAGGTGGTGGACATGGCGGACATAATGGATTACGCAGTATTGATGGTCGGCTTACACCCAATTATTATAGATTGCGCATTGGCATAGGTCATCCAGGTGATAAAAATTTAGTATCTTCTTACGTCTTGTCCGATTTTAAAAAACACGAATTAGACAAATTAGAAGATTGTTTTGACCATATTGCGCGCGCATTGCCTTTTTTTATACGTGGTAAAGCTGATATTTTTGCAGGTGAGTTAGGACAGTTTAAAATACACGACAACACACTTTAA